CTGATGGTGCGGGCGGCGGCGAGGATGTCGTCCCAGGTCCTCGGCTGCCAGTCGACGGGCAGCCCCGCCTTGCGGAACACCCGCTTGTCGTACCAGAGTCCGCGGGTGTCCGTGCCGTCCGGGACGCCGTACGTCCTGCCGTCCGCCCCCTTGACCGCGGCCGTCGCGGTGTCGATGAACCGCCCCCACTCCGGCCACGTGCGCAGATACGCGTCGAGGGGCTTCAGATACCCGCTGGTGATGTCGGAGTTGATGAGGAAGGTGTCCTCGTAGACCAGGTCGGGGGCGGTGCGCGGCGAGCGCAGCATCTGCTGGAGCTTGGTGTAGTACTCCGAGTCCGGCGCCTTGATCGGCACCAACTCGACCTTCTTTCCCGGATGTTCGCGCTCGAACTGCTTCTTGATCCCGGCGAGGTAGGTGTCCATCACCTTGACCGAGTTGTCGGTGGACTGCTTGTACGACACCTTCAGCGTGTTCGGTCCGGAGCCGGAACCGGTGCCGCACGCGGTGAGGGCGCAGGCGGCGAGGACGGTGGTGAGGAGGGCGGAGAGAGCGGCGGTGGGGCGCACGGGCATGACCTCCTGCGGGCGCACGTGGAAAGTGGCCTCGGTGGTAGCCGTGAAGGTAAGAGCGGCGGTCCGGCCGGGTCAATGCGTGTGCACCGTAAGGAAGTTCGCGATCTCCGCCGGCTCAGTGCCGCTGCGGCACCCAGCGGTACACCAGCTCCGGCCGTCCCACCTGGCCGTACAGCGGGCTGCGCGCGGCCCGGCCGGTGTCCACCAGGTGCTCCAGGTAGCGGCGCGCGGTGATCCGGGAGATGCCCACGGACTCGGCGACCCCGGCCGCGGTGAGACCGCCGGCCGCCTGCCGCAGCACGCCGGTCACGCGCTCCAGGGTGGGCCCGCTGAGCCCCTTGGGCAGCGCGGCCGGCGCCGGGGCCCGCAGCACCGCGAGCGCCCGGTCCACCTCGTCCTGCCCGCTCGCCTCGCCCGCCGCGGCCCGGAACTCGGCGTAGCGCACCAGCCGGTCCCGCAGGGTGGCGAAGGTGAACGGCTTGAGCACGTACTGCACCACGCCCAGCGAGACGCCCTCGCGCACCATCGCCAGATCCCGGGCCGACGTCACCGCGATCACGTCCGCGTGATGGCCCGAGGCGCGCAGCGAGCGGGCGAACTGGAGGCCGTGCACATCCGGCAGATGCAGATCGAGCAGGAGCAGGTCCACCTCCGTGCGGTCCAGGACGCGCCGGGCCTCGGCGCCCGTGCGGGCCTTGGCGACCGCGGTGAAGCCGGGCACCCGGCCCACGTACAGCTCGTGCGCGTCGGCGGCGACGGGATCGTCCTCCACCACGAGCACCCTGATGGGTCTGCCG
This Streptomyces misionensis DNA region includes the following protein-coding sequences:
- a CDS encoding response regulator; translated protein: MTDGRPIRVLVVEDDPVAADAHELYVGRVPGFTAVAKARTGAEARRVLDRTEVDLLLLDLHLPDVHGLQFARSLRASGHHADVIAVTSARDLAMVREGVSLGVVQYVLKPFTFATLRDRLVRYAEFRAAAGEASGQDEVDRALAVLRAPAPAALPKGLSGPTLERVTGVLRQAAGGLTAAGVAESVGISRITARRYLEHLVDTGRAARSPLYGQVGRPELVYRWVPQRH